In Microbacterium pumilum, the following proteins share a genomic window:
- a CDS encoding potassium channel family protein: protein MIWDVVCTIVGAAIVIYGLSEIFLTLVHPHARGRLTRGIVAGIWSLTARFGRRARAASGPLAAITVVLAWAAIQAIGWALIYLPHVPEGFLYSDGMDPAGYPDVLEALYFSMVSLSTLGFGEVVPTDPVVRLLSPLQALTGFALLTGGATWLLQLFPTLARRRSTALYLTLLGRAHYAEQLGALDPVGPSAVLHTVAQQIASVRVDLSQSPESYYFREGEAPTSLGHALPVVAALADAAAQSPHADLRIAGSILDDALEDLVGCLRDNFGAEGESRADVMESFARDHS, encoded by the coding sequence GTGATCTGGGATGTCGTTTGCACCATCGTGGGCGCGGCAATCGTCATATACGGGTTGTCGGAGATCTTTCTGACGCTCGTCCACCCGCACGCACGAGGGCGGCTGACCCGCGGGATCGTCGCAGGCATCTGGAGCCTCACCGCGCGCTTCGGGCGACGAGCGCGAGCCGCATCCGGCCCGCTCGCCGCGATCACCGTCGTCCTCGCGTGGGCAGCGATTCAGGCGATCGGCTGGGCACTCATCTACCTCCCGCATGTGCCTGAGGGCTTCCTCTACTCCGACGGAATGGATCCCGCCGGGTACCCCGATGTGCTCGAGGCCCTGTACTTCTCGATGGTGTCGCTCTCAACGCTCGGCTTCGGCGAGGTCGTTCCCACCGACCCGGTCGTCCGACTGCTGTCGCCCCTGCAGGCGCTGACGGGGTTCGCGCTGCTGACAGGCGGAGCGACATGGCTGCTTCAACTCTTCCCGACCCTCGCGCGCAGGCGCTCGACCGCCCTTTATCTGACCCTGCTTGGCCGCGCGCACTACGCGGAGCAGCTCGGCGCGCTCGATCCCGTCGGACCGTCGGCAGTGCTGCATACGGTTGCGCAGCAGATCGCGAGCGTGCGCGTCGACCTCAGCCAAAGTCCGGAGTCGTACTACTTTCGTGAGGGCGAAGCGCCCACCTCTCTCGGGCACGCGCTGCCGGTCGTTGCAGCGCTCGCCGACGCCGCGGCCCAGTCACCGCACGCCGACCTTCGCATCGCCGGTTCGATCCTCGACGACGCGCTCGAGGACCTGGTCGGATGCCTGCGCGACAACTTCGGCGCAGAGGGCGAGTCACGCGCCGACGTGATGGAGTCGTTCGCGCGCGACCACTCCTGA
- a CDS encoding dodecin family protein, with translation MSVYRVIDVIGTSASSWEEAAREAISTAAGSLHDLRVGEVTKQDVVVGDDGTLLFRARIQLSFKYAPE, from the coding sequence ATGAGCGTTTACCGAGTGATCGACGTGATCGGCACGAGTGCCTCGTCCTGGGAGGAGGCGGCCCGAGAAGCTATCAGTACGGCGGCGGGATCGCTGCACGACCTTCGCGTCGGCGAGGTGACGAAGCAAGACGTCGTGGTCGGCGACGACGGGACGCTGTTGTTCCGGGCCCGGATCCAGCTCTCGTTCAAGTACGCGCCTGAGTAG
- a CDS encoding nuclear transport factor 2 family protein, translated as MSDDEVLRSLNISVADWEQRGDETAVARFDEILSDDLLFRRANGEVVDKTTFIAGVSPHSPFADRTSEVLSVQVLGKNALVIVMVTTTDPQGVASQFRNVRALTHSDQGWQIRFWFNERWGAPTPAH; from the coding sequence ATGTCTGACGACGAAGTCTTGCGATCACTCAACATCTCAGTCGCCGACTGGGAGCAGCGTGGCGACGAGACCGCCGTCGCGCGTTTCGACGAAATCCTGAGCGACGACCTGCTGTTCCGCCGCGCCAACGGGGAGGTCGTCGACAAGACCACATTCATCGCGGGGGTGAGCCCCCACAGTCCATTCGCAGACCGCACTTCCGAGGTCCTGTCGGTCCAGGTCCTCGGGAAGAACGCTCTGGTGATCGTGATGGTGACGACCACAGATCCCCAGGGAGTCGCATCTCAATTCCGCAACGTCCGCGCACTCACGCACTCCGACCAAGGCTGGCAGATCCGTTTCTGGTTCAACGAGCGCTGGGGCGCACCCACGCCGGCACACTGA
- a CDS encoding cupin domain-containing protein — MQKTSLIALARHELAHAMEASSGRSSKTVFGGHEHQLRQTVIALRAGENLSEHANPGEATLQVLHGRVLLKAGEVSWNGSVGDLLTVPAGLHSLDAVEDSVVLFTVVKIR, encoded by the coding sequence ATGCAGAAGACATCACTGATCGCCCTCGCACGGCACGAACTCGCTCACGCGATGGAAGCGTCCAGCGGTAGGAGCTCCAAGACGGTGTTCGGTGGCCACGAGCACCAACTCCGCCAAACGGTGATAGCCCTGCGAGCCGGTGAGAACCTGTCCGAACACGCGAACCCCGGAGAGGCGACGCTGCAGGTTCTCCACGGACGGGTCCTTCTCAAGGCCGGCGAGGTGTCCTGGAACGGCTCAGTCGGAGACCTCCTGACGGTCCCTGCCGGACTCCATTCGCTGGACGCGGTCGAAGACTCTGTCGTGCTTTTCACGGTTGTCAAGATCCGCTGA
- a CDS encoding adenosine-specific kinase — translation MNVDIEVVPLEKPDDVNVIVGQSHFIKTVEDLHEALAGVGGSLKFGVAFCEASGARLVRRTGNDGSLVDLAVAAAVAVGAGHCFVIMLRDGFPVNVLNQVKAVPEVCSVYCATANPVQILVAITDAGRGVAGVIDGEPPVGVENEQDVADRKDLLRAIGYKL, via the coding sequence GTGAACGTCGACATCGAGGTCGTCCCGCTTGAGAAGCCGGACGACGTGAACGTCATCGTCGGTCAATCTCATTTCATCAAGACAGTCGAAGATCTGCACGAGGCGCTCGCCGGGGTGGGCGGCAGCCTGAAGTTCGGAGTCGCGTTCTGCGAAGCTTCCGGTGCGCGGCTGGTCAGACGTACTGGCAACGACGGCTCACTGGTGGACCTCGCGGTCGCGGCGGCGGTGGCCGTTGGTGCCGGGCACTGCTTCGTGATCATGTTGCGTGACGGGTTCCCCGTGAACGTGCTCAACCAGGTCAAAGCGGTGCCAGAGGTGTGTTCGGTCTACTGCGCTACGGCTAATCCGGTGCAGATCCTCGTCGCCATCACGGACGCCGGCCGCGGCGTGGCAGGAGTGATCGACGGCGAACCCCCAGTCGGTGTCGAGAACGAGCAGGATGTCGCGGACCGCAAGGACCTGCTGCGCGCGATCGGCTACAAGCTCTGA
- a CDS encoding ATP-dependent helicase, with amino-acid sequence MAVSDALAGLDPAQLEAVEHGDGPLVVAAGAGTGKTRVLTARVARLLEAGVVPERILLLTFTRRAASAMLSRAAVMCGDGQAAQRIAGGTFHAVAHRIVAEHAQHLGLADVTVIDPDDVIDLIDLLRAEHGLDGTEVRLPTTRTIADIASRAINTATPARTVIEQQFPWALEQADQVAGLLRHYRDRKRERGLLDLDDLLIACRALVADPDVGARLRARWDWVLVDEYQDVNQLQVDIVRGLSPDGRGLTVVGDDAQAIYAFRGASAGHLLEVINAYPDATLVRLERNFRSTQPILDLANQVRPGELRLRLTADRPQPGARPTLVSCRNADDEARTIADRILAAHVDGTPLHAQAVLMRTGSHSAQLEVELKVRGIPFHKFGGIGYLETAHVRDLLASFRVVLNPADEVSWYRLLTRHRAIGKTSARSVARILSDGGVDHRADAVAAAPAKARTGLASTLSLLGAVDATTAVSELVEACRNAVDPLLRAHYPDWQRRVTEVDGVAQAAAQQTDLRTFVAEQAIDPVNVAGDWAKQPHLDEDWLTLSTIHSAKGLEWETVHLLRANDGAMPSDMALTSPVGLAEEERLFYVALTRARDTLDVYVPSQLPTHPTAFMAKHVAAKPSRFLTEPARALMDSVSTAAVTLQPVTSRAVTAPRVRMDAFDELFA; translated from the coding sequence GTGGCAGTTTCTGATGCGCTCGCTGGGCTGGATCCGGCACAGCTTGAGGCGGTCGAGCATGGCGATGGGCCGCTTGTGGTGGCGGCAGGGGCGGGCACGGGGAAGACGCGGGTGCTCACTGCACGGGTTGCGCGGCTGCTTGAGGCGGGGGTGGTGCCTGAACGGATCTTGTTGTTGACGTTCACTCGGCGCGCGGCATCGGCGATGCTCTCTCGGGCTGCGGTGATGTGCGGTGACGGGCAGGCTGCGCAGCGCATCGCGGGGGGCACGTTCCATGCCGTTGCGCATCGCATCGTCGCCGAGCACGCGCAGCATCTGGGGTTGGCGGATGTGACGGTCATCGATCCCGATGACGTCATCGACCTGATCGACCTGTTGCGCGCGGAGCACGGGCTCGACGGCACCGAGGTACGGCTTCCCACGACACGCACCATCGCCGACATCGCCTCCCGCGCCATCAACACCGCGACCCCGGCCCGCACCGTCATCGAGCAGCAGTTTCCCTGGGCGCTCGAGCAGGCCGACCAGGTCGCCGGTCTGTTGCGCCATTACCGCGACCGTAAGCGCGAGCGCGGCCTGCTGGACCTGGATGATCTGCTCATCGCCTGCCGGGCTCTGGTCGCTGACCCCGATGTCGGAGCGCGGCTGCGGGCGCGGTGGGACTGGGTGCTCGTCGACGAGTATCAGGACGTCAACCAGTTGCAGGTCGACATCGTGCGCGGGCTCAGTCCCGACGGCCGCGGGCTCACCGTCGTCGGTGACGACGCGCAGGCGATCTACGCGTTCCGGGGGGCGTCCGCCGGGCACCTGCTCGAGGTCATCAACGCGTACCCCGACGCGACGCTGGTGCGGCTGGAACGCAACTTCCGTTCCACGCAGCCGATCCTCGACCTCGCGAACCAGGTCCGCCCGGGCGAGCTGAGGCTGCGGCTTACCGCCGACCGTCCGCAGCCGGGCGCCCGGCCGACGCTGGTCAGCTGCCGCAACGCCGACGACGAGGCCCGCACGATCGCGGACCGCATCCTCGCCGCGCACGTCGATGGCACACCGCTGCATGCGCAGGCGGTGCTGATGCGCACCGGATCCCACAGCGCGCAGCTGGAGGTCGAGCTCAAGGTACGGGGGATCCCGTTCCACAAGTTCGGCGGGATCGGCTACCTGGAGACCGCGCATGTCCGCGACCTGCTGGCGTCCTTCCGAGTGGTGCTCAATCCGGCAGACGAGGTGTCCTGGTACCGGCTGCTCACCCGGCATCGCGCGATCGGCAAAACGAGTGCACGCAGCGTTGCCAGGATCCTCTCGGACGGGGGCGTCGATCACAGGGCCGACGCGGTCGCGGCGGCGCCGGCGAAGGCCCGCACCGGGCTCGCCTCGACCCTGTCGCTGCTCGGCGCCGTCGACGCCACGACCGCCGTGTCGGAGCTGGTCGAGGCCTGCCGGAACGCGGTGGATCCGCTGTTGCGCGCGCACTACCCGGATTGGCAGCGTCGCGTCACGGAAGTCGACGGCGTCGCACAGGCCGCCGCTCAACAAACTGATCTCCGTACGTTCGTCGCCGAGCAGGCGATCGACCCGGTGAACGTCGCCGGTGACTGGGCGAAGCAGCCTCATCTCGACGAGGACTGGCTGACCCTGTCCACGATCCACTCGGCGAAGGGCCTCGAGTGGGAAACCGTGCACCTGTTGCGCGCCAACGACGGTGCAATGCCTTCCGACATGGCACTCACCTCGCCCGTCGGTCTCGCCGAGGAGGAGCGCCTCTTCTACGTCGCGCTCACCCGCGCCCGCGACACCCTCGACGTGTACGTCCCCTCGCAACTGCCCACGCATCCCACAGCGTTCATGGCCAAGCACGTCGCGGCCAAACCCAGCAGATTCCTCACCGAGCCCGCACGCGCTCTCATGGACTCGGTCAGCACCGCCGCCGTCACACTTCAGCCCGTGACCAGCCGGGCCGTCACGGCGCCACGCGTGCGCATGGACGCGTTCGACGAACTATTCGCCTGA
- a CDS encoding alpha/beta fold hydrolase, which yields MGETTMRATYGFLAVDRARLRVRVIGEGPTIIVLHGGPDFDHFYLLPELDRLAEKFRLVYYDQRGRGRSADGVRPKDVTLISEMGDLDAVRSDLELETVAVLGHSWGGVLAMEYATRHPERVSHLVLMNTAPASHHDAEVFRRHLRSIRPASEINAMDALAASDTFRAGALHAELDYYRLHFRPALVATDQLDRVIPRLRAHFTPERVLLARAIEQRLYRDTWSSPTYDLLPRLHHLAVPTLLLHGEHDFIPIRLAEHIAGAIPDSRFVVLPGCGHFAYMEAPELVREQVGRLFGVSAFPSPRRAADAGP from the coding sequence GTGGGAGAGACGACAATGCGCGCAACGTACGGCTTCCTGGCAGTGGACCGCGCTCGACTGCGCGTCCGTGTCATCGGTGAAGGCCCGACGATCATCGTTCTGCATGGCGGCCCCGACTTCGACCACTTCTACCTCCTGCCGGAGCTCGACCGCCTGGCCGAGAAGTTCCGGCTCGTGTACTACGACCAGCGAGGGCGGGGGCGGTCGGCCGACGGCGTGCGACCGAAGGACGTGACCCTGATATCAGAGATGGGGGATCTGGACGCCGTCCGGAGCGATCTCGAGCTGGAGACGGTGGCAGTCCTCGGGCACAGTTGGGGAGGTGTTCTCGCGATGGAGTACGCCACCCGGCATCCGGAACGCGTGTCGCACCTGGTTCTGATGAACACCGCCCCGGCCTCCCACCACGACGCCGAGGTCTTCCGGCGTCACCTGCGGAGCATCCGGCCTGCCAGCGAGATCAACGCCATGGATGCCCTCGCCGCGTCCGACACGTTCCGGGCAGGAGCCCTTCACGCCGAGCTCGACTACTACAGGTTGCACTTCCGACCCGCTCTGGTCGCCACGGATCAACTCGACCGAGTGATCCCACGGCTCCGCGCGCATTTCACTCCCGAGCGGGTGCTGCTGGCGCGTGCGATCGAGCAGCGGCTGTACCGGGACACGTGGTCGTCGCCGACGTATGATCTCCTGCCCCGGCTGCATCACCTCGCCGTGCCGACCCTGCTCCTTCACGGCGAGCACGACTTCATCCCGATCCGGTTGGCAGAACACATTGCCGGCGCGATTCCCGACTCTCGATTCGTCGTTCTGCCTGGCTGCGGCCACTTCGCCTACATGGAAGCGCCCGAGCTTGTGCGCGAACAGGTAGGGCGACTGTTCGGCGTCAGCGCGTTTCCCTCCCCCCGGAGAGCCGCTGATGCTGGTCCATGA
- a CDS encoding glutamate-cysteine ligase family protein, translating into MGEDVPAQEFTRADRTRHREKVRRNLDVFARMLREAHFDTDDPLTGLEVELNLVDEAGDPALRNAEALEAIADTAFQTELGQFNIEINVPPARLRDGGLTTFEQGLRRSLNDAEARSSAIGAHLVMIGILPTLAEGHLRPDSISANPRYRLLSEQILNARGEDISISIDGPEQLVTTADSILPEAACTSTQLHVQTSPDSFAAYWNASQAIAGVQLAVSANSPYLLGRELWRETRIPLFEQATDTRSEELKIQGVRPRVWFGERWITSVFDLFEENVRYFPALLPIVHDDDPMAVLDAGGIPALAELRLHNGTIYRWNRPIYDVAGGMPHLRVENRLLAAGPTVVDTVANAAFYFGLVRAIAENDRPLWSQLSFTSAEENFHTAARDGIDSQLYWPGVGQVPATELVLRHLLPLAHQGLEAWGVETSARDRLLGIIEGRCLTGVTGAGWFADRMHRRADMERYDALRATLLEYRQAMHTNEPVHTWG; encoded by the coding sequence ATGGGGGAGGACGTCCCGGCACAGGAGTTCACACGCGCCGATCGCACACGTCATCGTGAGAAGGTCCGGCGCAACCTCGACGTGTTCGCGCGGATGCTGCGCGAAGCGCACTTCGACACGGACGACCCGCTGACGGGTCTGGAAGTCGAGTTGAATCTGGTCGACGAGGCCGGTGATCCGGCCTTGCGAAATGCGGAGGCCCTCGAGGCGATCGCTGACACTGCATTCCAGACGGAGCTCGGTCAGTTCAACATCGAGATCAATGTGCCGCCCGCCCGGTTGCGCGACGGGGGTCTCACCACGTTCGAGCAGGGCTTGCGGCGCAGTCTCAACGACGCCGAGGCGCGGTCGTCGGCCATCGGCGCCCACCTCGTGATGATCGGCATCCTTCCCACCCTCGCTGAGGGGCACCTACGACCCGACAGCATCAGCGCCAATCCGCGGTACCGGCTTCTGAGCGAGCAGATCCTCAACGCGCGCGGCGAGGACATCTCGATCTCCATCGACGGGCCTGAACAGCTGGTCACCACCGCGGACTCGATCCTTCCCGAGGCTGCGTGCACCAGCACGCAACTGCACGTCCAGACCTCACCGGACTCGTTCGCGGCGTACTGGAACGCCTCCCAAGCAATAGCGGGCGTGCAACTCGCGGTGTCCGCCAACTCGCCGTACCTGCTGGGCCGGGAGCTGTGGCGCGAGACGCGGATCCCGCTCTTCGAACAGGCGACCGACACGCGGAGCGAGGAGCTGAAGATACAGGGCGTGCGGCCGCGTGTGTGGTTCGGCGAGCGCTGGATCACCTCGGTGTTCGACCTCTTCGAGGAGAATGTCCGGTACTTCCCGGCGCTGCTGCCGATCGTCCACGACGACGACCCGATGGCCGTGCTCGACGCCGGCGGCATTCCGGCCCTCGCAGAGCTGCGGCTGCACAACGGCACGATCTATCGGTGGAATCGCCCGATCTACGATGTCGCCGGCGGGATGCCGCACCTGCGCGTCGAGAACCGGCTGCTCGCCGCCGGTCCCACCGTCGTCGACACCGTGGCCAACGCCGCCTTCTACTTCGGGCTCGTGCGCGCGATCGCCGAGAACGACCGACCGCTCTGGTCCCAACTGTCGTTCACGAGTGCCGAAGAGAATTTCCACACCGCCGCCCGCGACGGCATCGACTCCCAGCTCTACTGGCCGGGCGTCGGCCAGGTGCCCGCCACCGAGCTCGTGCTGCGACACCTACTGCCGCTCGCGCACCAAGGGCTCGAGGCATGGGGAGTCGAGACATCCGCCCGCGACCGCCTGCTCGGCATCATCGAAGGGCGCTGCCTCACCGGAGTCACGGGCGCCGGGTGGTTCGCGGACAGGATGCATCGTCGAGCCGACATGGAGCGCTACGACGCTCTGCGAGCCACCCTGCTCGAGTACCGCCAGGCGATGCACACGAACGAGCCCGTACACACCTGGGGCTGA
- a CDS encoding PASTA domain-containing protein: MSDDDPRSIDEPSAGSDCDGVHPAGAGGEGRLGEPGGPGIEVGRDSPDPRGEPPAVDATAPRTSPAAGDVATKVRSKKGWIIGGSVAGAIVLVAGIAVIAAVAVTASSGSSLQAASSPSSSAPDSDLVEVPDLVGMTVAEARSELEAIGLDLVVADGTDDQAIVATQGRSEGQQVAVGADVLATVEWTAEPEMDSLSFADGAALDPLTMVGWSFSLGADNSSWISSPDAGEGEIIFVNDEGTCTAEYWQQTFDATATDDLAASDEYLAEVSGATADELAQYAFDGHFALSGGPDGPAREGEVATRTLLWSNDEGSFLLTARVFRNLDYATSTMSNVYTLEIQCDNGVDPEDVVESLDDIATVSVDE, translated from the coding sequence ATGTCTGACGACGATCCGCGGAGTATCGACGAGCCGAGTGCGGGCTCCGACTGCGACGGCGTTCATCCGGCTGGGGCGGGGGGTGAGGGCCGTCTCGGGGAGCCGGGAGGACCTGGCATCGAGGTGGGCCGAGATTCTCCGGATCCCCGCGGAGAGCCTCCAGCCGTTGATGCGACTGCCCCCCGAACGTCACCCGCGGCGGGTGACGTCGCCACGAAAGTGCGATCCAAGAAGGGCTGGATCATTGGGGGTTCGGTCGCCGGCGCGATCGTGCTCGTCGCGGGGATCGCGGTGATCGCGGCAGTCGCGGTCACCGCGAGCTCAGGGTCATCACTGCAAGCTGCATCAAGTCCCTCGAGCAGCGCGCCGGATAGCGATCTGGTGGAGGTTCCCGACCTCGTCGGTATGACGGTCGCCGAGGCGCGCTCGGAATTGGAGGCGATCGGCCTTGACCTGGTTGTCGCCGACGGCACCGACGATCAGGCGATCGTCGCAACACAGGGGCGTTCGGAAGGTCAGCAGGTAGCTGTGGGTGCGGATGTACTCGCCACGGTGGAGTGGACAGCCGAACCCGAGATGGATTCGCTCAGTTTCGCTGACGGTGCTGCACTGGACCCGCTGACGATGGTCGGCTGGAGTTTCTCCCTTGGAGCGGACAACAGTTCCTGGATATCGAGCCCCGACGCTGGAGAGGGCGAGATCATCTTCGTGAACGACGAGGGCACATGCACGGCCGAGTACTGGCAACAGACCTTCGACGCGACAGCGACAGACGATCTGGCCGCCTCCGACGAATATCTTGCTGAAGTCTCGGGCGCGACCGCCGATGAGCTGGCCCAGTACGCGTTCGACGGGCACTTCGCACTCAGCGGCGGCCCCGACGGACCGGCAAGGGAGGGAGAGGTCGCCACCAGAACACTCCTCTGGAGCAACGATGAAGGTTCATTCCTCCTGACCGCACGCGTCTTCCGAAACTTGGACTATGCGACATCCACCATGAGCAACGTGTACACGCTGGAAATCCAGTGCGACAACGGCGTTGACCCCGAGGATGTCGTCGAGTCCCTCGATGACATCGCGACGGTCAGCGTCGACGAGTAA
- a CDS encoding NAD(P)-binding domain-containing protein, translated as MYPARVDVVVIGAGQAGLSAAYHLARRGFVSSGRATETDQTYVVLDANAGPGGAWQHRWASLKMATVNGIHELPGFAVPPADAQAASRDVLPPYFASYEEEFALDVRRPVRVTAVRRDDDRLVVETDAGVWTTRYVINATGTWTRPFWPHYPGQSRFRGRQLHVADYVSAEQFAGRRVVIVGAGISAVQLLDEISRVAETFWVTRSEPEWSEEAFDIPARVAAIAGVEDRVRRGLPPGSVISVTGMHWTPWARAAQARGALVRHPMFASIEENGVRMPDGSLVEADVILWATGFRPALEHLAPLHLRTPEGGIRVANTRATDEPRLFLIGYGPSQSTVGANRAGREAVRAIVADRQPLAA; from the coding sequence GTGTATCCTGCGCGTGTCGACGTCGTCGTGATCGGTGCGGGTCAGGCTGGTCTGTCGGCCGCGTACCACCTCGCGCGACGCGGGTTCGTTTCGAGCGGACGCGCGACCGAAACAGATCAGACGTACGTCGTGCTCGACGCGAATGCCGGGCCCGGAGGAGCGTGGCAGCACCGATGGGCCTCGCTGAAGATGGCAACGGTCAACGGCATCCACGAGCTGCCGGGGTTCGCGGTGCCGCCGGCCGATGCGCAAGCGGCAAGCCGGGATGTGCTGCCACCGTACTTCGCCTCGTACGAGGAGGAATTCGCCCTCGACGTGCGACGCCCGGTGCGTGTCACCGCCGTCCGCCGCGACGACGATCGACTCGTCGTCGAGACCGATGCCGGTGTCTGGACAACGCGGTACGTCATCAACGCGACCGGCACCTGGACTCGTCCGTTCTGGCCGCACTACCCCGGCCAGAGTCGCTTCCGCGGGCGTCAACTGCACGTCGCGGATTACGTCTCGGCGGAACAGTTCGCCGGCAGGCGGGTGGTCATAGTGGGCGCCGGCATATCGGCGGTTCAGCTGCTCGACGAGATCTCGCGCGTCGCCGAAACGTTCTGGGTGACGCGGAGCGAGCCGGAGTGGTCCGAGGAGGCCTTCGACATTCCCGCCCGAGTAGCCGCGATTGCGGGCGTCGAGGATCGTGTGCGTCGCGGGCTACCGCCGGGGAGCGTGATCTCGGTGACCGGGATGCACTGGACGCCGTGGGCTCGCGCCGCGCAGGCGCGAGGAGCGCTGGTGCGGCATCCGATGTTCGCGTCGATCGAGGAGAACGGCGTGCGTATGCCTGACGGTTCGCTTGTCGAGGCGGACGTCATCCTGTGGGCGACAGGATTCCGTCCAGCGCTCGAGCATCTGGCGCCCCTGCATCTGCGCACACCGGAGGGCGGGATCCGCGTGGCGAACACGCGTGCGACCGACGAGCCGCGTCTCTTCCTCATCGGGTACGGGCCTTCGCAGTCCACCGTCGGCGCGAACCGTGCCGGTCGCGAGGCCGTGAGGGCGATCGTCGCGGATCGGCAGCCCCTCGCGGCCTGA
- a CDS encoding oxygenase MpaB family protein, translated as MTRLPLRARLLTALAGDPDGTPSWVRALAEGDDEGFFADGGAVWTVHAGTATFVAGIRALLIQALHPGAMAGVHDFSRYREDPIGRLTGTVRWVICVTYGSTQQAHAETARVGRLHQRVAGTYSTDTGPRTYSASDASLLEWVHLAFTEAFLGAHQRWGGPIPGGADAYVREWAQAGRLMRVPSPPETEADLRSRMDAYLDRGELRNDARVTEVVQYLRDVPFTGSMRLAYRVLFAAAVASLPRQYRKLLGLRRTPLPVVTATRIVLAISSRALASGPRAQDFARQRHYRLQHGVKAAPVTKREPATPTAVDDRSRQR; from the coding sequence GTGACCCGACTTCCTTTACGCGCGCGACTGCTTACGGCGCTTGCGGGTGATCCGGATGGCACGCCCTCATGGGTGCGAGCTTTGGCTGAGGGTGACGATGAGGGCTTCTTCGCTGACGGCGGCGCGGTCTGGACGGTTCACGCCGGCACGGCGACGTTCGTCGCCGGGATACGGGCTCTCCTCATCCAGGCTCTGCACCCGGGTGCGATGGCAGGCGTCCATGACTTCTCGCGCTATCGGGAGGACCCTATCGGACGCCTCACGGGGACGGTGCGCTGGGTCATCTGCGTCACGTACGGGTCAACCCAGCAAGCACACGCTGAGACGGCCCGCGTGGGTCGCCTTCATCAGAGGGTTGCCGGCACATACTCGACGGATACCGGACCCCGCACGTACTCGGCGTCGGACGCGTCGCTTCTGGAATGGGTCCACCTTGCCTTTACGGAGGCGTTCCTCGGCGCCCACCAGCGCTGGGGCGGCCCGATCCCGGGCGGCGCCGACGCGTACGTGCGCGAGTGGGCACAGGCGGGTCGACTGATGCGAGTACCGAGTCCGCCCGAGACCGAGGCCGATCTGAGGTCGCGGATGGATGCGTACCTCGACCGCGGTGAGCTCCGGAACGACGCGCGCGTCACCGAGGTCGTGCAGTACCTCCGCGACGTCCCCTTCACCGGATCGATGCGACTCGCTTACCGCGTGCTGTTCGCCGCTGCCGTCGCGAGCCTCCCCCGGCAATACCGCAAGCTGCTCGGTCTACGACGAACCCCCCTTCCCGTCGTCACCGCGACTCGAATCGTGCTCGCCATCTCGTCCCGGGCCCTCGCATCGGGTCCACGCGCCCAAGACTTCGCCCGCCAGCGACACTATCGACTGCAGCACGGGGTGAAGGCCGCACCCGTGACGAAGCGGGAGCCGGCGACCCCAACCGCAGTGGACGACAGATCGCGGCAGCGCTAG
- a CDS encoding nitroreductase family deazaflavin-dependent oxidoreductase, which produces MDDAQSSTLQIERSTTRWRQTWPCCPGLGHQRCAGKVSRIARNVCSSEIASTGVNNDVSAALHRSQLIDLTTTGRRSGLPRRIEIFLHEEDGVLFITGMPRRDRTRDWIRNITADPNVIVHLKKGIEADVPATARIITDPREARPLIEAAARRWRRDDVDDMIAHSPLIVLTAATARAA; this is translated from the coding sequence ATGGACGACGCCCAGTCATCGACCTTGCAGATCGAGCGCTCAACGACCCGCTGGCGACAGACTTGGCCTTGCTGCCCGGGGCTCGGCCATCAGCGTTGTGCAGGAAAAGTCTCACGTATCGCGCGGAATGTCTGCAGCAGCGAGATTGCTTCAACAGGTGTGAACAACGACGTCAGCGCGGCCCTGCACCGAAGTCAGCTCATCGACTTGACGACGACCGGTCGCCGTAGCGGGCTACCGCGCCGCATTGAGATCTTCCTGCACGAAGAGGACGGCGTGCTGTTCATCACCGGGATGCCGCGTCGAGACCGAACAAGGGACTGGATACGAAACATCACCGCAGACCCCAACGTCATCGTGCATTTGAAGAAGGGCATCGAGGCCGACGTTCCTGCCACGGCGCGGATAATCACCGATCCCCGCGAAGCGCGGCCGCTCATCGAGGCCGCCGCACGCCGATGGCGCAGAGACGATGTCGACGACATGATCGCGCACAGTCCGCTCATCGTGCTGACTGCGGCTACCGCGCGCGCCGCCTGA